The stretch of DNA CTTCTCGCCTCTTTGCCGCTCCGCCTCGTAACCCGACACGAAAATAGAGCTGTATTTGTAGTTGAAAAACACAGGAAGCCTTTCCTTGACCGCGGTGAGTGTCGGGATAGGAGGGTAGAGGAGCTCGGGTGATCTAGGACGGGGCCTGGGACTAAGCGAGGAAGATGATGACGTAGAGCCGCAGTattcatcttcatcatcgtcTTCGTCGAAAAAGAATCGAGTTGGCTCGTCCTCCTCCACCGATTCAATATTCACCTGAATACACGAGAGCTCCTGAAAAATACACAGACCAATCACTAGCTGTCTTCTTCTAAACTGTCTAAGAAAGCCTAGGGCAAGCACGTGGGAAGCCTGTGATATACTAAAATGGTACGGCCTGGGCCTGTTTTTTTAAGATGGTGGCAGCAGAACCGTAGTAAATACAAATTCCTTCAAATTTAAGTAAAAATTTTGGacgcgataaaaaaaaagagttatTGAAACGGACTTTAAAATACCGTATGCTATGCGAAAAAACGGAATTGACCGGACGAGCAAGGAAATAGACAGTTTGCAAAATGAGATTGATTGATATAGAGATAACCTCCATTGTACAATTGCAATTGCACCTGGCTTTATTGGCAGGTATTTCCATAGTCTGTGGTTATTACTTCCTGTCTATTTCAATGCGTGGGCGGGAATAATGGATAACTGCTGGTCTAGCACAGCAGGCGCCATATACTGCTCGCAAAACAAACAACTTATCTACGATCACGTGACTAGTTCAGGGCGCGTCAAAACAAGTTATGTCATATTTTTAATGACTTAGATATTCAGATATTCAAGTTTTTACACCATTACattgtttttgtgtgttttttttattaaacatCAGCAtaaataaacgtttttttctCACTTTTGGCTGCGCCTAGCATTTCTGTTGTCTAGGCTTGTTATACCTTAGGTTCTCTTGAAAGCATCGAAAACACCTCAAATGGAAATAATAAACTGAAGTATATTTTGAGTTAATAGAAATTTAAAGTAATCTATAAAGTTGATAGTAACCcaccaaaaaggaaaaaaagagaaatgcgTAACCAACCTTGGAACTGTCATCTCCACATTCGCTGCTTCCATCGTCTGCCAGCCACTCCTTGGAGTTCCCTGACAACCAATTCAAAACTCTACTAAGTCTCTGCACCTCCACAAACATTGCGAGTTTCATCAGTAAAGTGTACATCTCTACAAGTCGATGTTTTTGTCCACCCATGTAAGGTTTAGTGTGGATGAGTGCTTATTTCTGTATGTTGACATCATAGGCTTCCGTTTGGAAGTGTCTAGATAATATCTCAGCATGCCTCTCTGACGTATTAATTGAGGATTTCATACAAAAAATCGAGTTTCACGCGTATTTTGCTGCAGCGGAAGTTATAGAATTATTAACgcagtttattttttaaagattgCTAGAAAGGACGACAAACTAAACGAAGCGAATTAAAATTAATCACAAATcgataaaaaaatcattgtaAAAAAAGGAGCTCagaccacaggtaacccatgaATAGTTTCAGCGGGTTGCATAGATCCTTTCATTTTCTGTAACACTTGCATGTGCTACCGGTAATCttgaaattgaaataaataaaactaaagaaattcataataaaaattCCTTATGAAGTGTAAACTGCTTATACTTAGACGACGTAAAAGAAGGCATGGCGAAAGCCCACACTCTTCATTTTGAGAATAGCATTCTGCCATGTCGATGATGTCATATAAACACACTATCCTTTTCTTGCCATGTGACGTCATGGGCTGTATGTACCCGCGTATGACCCGAACAGACCCGCGGGTAAGACCCGTACAGACCCGCGGGTACGACCCGAACAGACCCGCGGGTAAGACCCGTACAGACCCGCGGGTATCCTGCAAGGACCCTGGCATGTAGATGACCGCTTACCGTAGACGGCGCATAGCGCGGGAGCAAGAATACACGAGAGAGCGGGCTTGAGGGCAGGCTCGTCCCAGTCCGGCGCTTTGAAAATATCCTCTAGCGCATCGAGCTCGCCTTGAGAGTCATAGGACCATCTGCAATATAGACGCGACACGTGAGCAACATAGACGCGACACATGAGCAACACGTATGcaacttagaaacattcaaAGCATGAAGATTGCCCTAGGAATCATAGGACCATCTGCAACATAGACGTTACATGCGAGCAACATAGACGCGACACATGAACAACACGTATGCAACTTAGAAACATCACCAGCAAGGAGCTTGCCCTAGGAGTCAAAAGCCCATCTGCAACATAGACGTTACATGTGAGCAACATAGACGCGACACGTGAACAACACGTATGCAACTTAGAAACATCACAAGCAAGGAGCTTGCCCTAGGAGTCATAGGACCATCTGCAACATAGACGTCACATGTGAGCAACATAGACGCGACACGTGAACAACACGTATATGGAGCTTGCCCTAGGAGTCATAGGACCATCTGCAACATAGACGTTACATGTGAGCAACATAGACGCGACACGTGAACAACACGTATATGGAGCTCGACATAGGACCATCTGCAACATAGACGCAACATACGAACAGCTTGTAGGCAGTACACAAACAACATATCGAGCTTGTCTTGAGAGTAATGGGACCATCCGCAGTCATCTGTAATTCGGAGTGTAATGTGCAATGATGAATGACACATTATGCGCAACACATTGTCAATATTAAGAACACTGTGGTAGTGTAACACATTAAACTCCGCGAAGACGATCGAGGTCCGGGTGGTACGGGGCTACCGTGTCGGCAACTAGCTTTCCTCCTTTCTCTGTTATGCTTATAATAGCGTGCTTTTGTTTCAAACATTATCCTCATCCGGCGTAAATTCCCCACCCTTTTTTTATTGGAGGGACttctgtgtcactcgatcGTCAGATCGTTGGATCgatcatccgtaaactttttgtggtctttctgtgctttcgCAACAGGAGTTTTTAGAACTTCCTGTAAACTTTCGGTGAccaacttccggttaaagctTAGTACTGTAAAAGAGCCTTGTCATCGACCTGTGACCGCTACGGTCATTACGTGTTATAGCCATAAAGTATATATAAGCTAGTTTTTACAGAAAAGTCTCCGATGTGGGTTAagcgtgcgcatgcgccttTGTTACTGACGTCAATCGATCTTCTACGGTTCAGTCCAATTCAAGTTGttagtttacaaaacaagtaaaatgctagcaaagcttttaattctcCTTCTTCTAGTACTTGAAGATTCGTGTCTGGGTTTTCCGCGttatttgtttgaatttgtgctGAAAGAGTGATTTTGAGCGGATAGCCAAAGCTGCGACTTTTAAAGTCAGAGAAACACAAGGTAAAAGCCTCTTCTTTGCAGGGTAATTAAAAGAAAGCCTCTGTTTGCAGGTCAAGAAAAATAGTATGGACTTtcataagttgtttttttcataattcttTTTTCATAAGTTAAGtgctaaatatcaaacaaaattcGTTCAAACACACTTATCTATCAAGAAACGATTAATAACGATTTTGCGAATTTCTAAAATGTTGACATGGTTAAAATGACTGTAGCTTAATTAATTATGTCGGGTATTTAACTTCTGTTTCCGGAGAGAACAGAGCGAAAATTGACATGCTAGCAAAAGCAGGTCGAACGGTGAGATAgggtaaaaagtaattttagtCAAAAGTCACTTCGGCAATGCCtcggtggtatagtggttctGTCGCTTGCCTAAGGCGTCAGAGACTGGAGGTTCGATCCCTACTTGTGacatctaattttttttcttttttttacaatttatgataataataaataatcaaactgttcttggtgtttcaTCACATCGAAAAGAAAGGACATTAGTATGTACTCccagcatcttggatgtgttaatcccatatcaaacatattccccacggatagtgtccttcgtatgcattgccttatatgggcattgatgcccatatttagaagaagTTTCCctctccctgatctccagaaaacatggtgaaaaatgctgatttctgtcaatttgagactcgaggcaaaaatgtgcaaaaaaattcgcttggtcaaatctttatcacacaaatcttgaaaagcccttagaccaaggcctccaagagattggccgagcgaggtcacccaaatattgatatgtttGTTCAAAATTCATCCTGTATatgttttatgcacacaagaaaataacccctaaaaatcaaatttgcattcacgagttggctcacagagcccttTGATTTTTCTAGAAACTACGTTAAGTCTTCTAAAATCTATCGTAAGAAAAGAAGCGTTCTATAGCTTAAGGTGTTTTATCATATACTTGTTTGGCACTTCTCATATACAGCAGCTGTCATAACATCAAACTAAAACTCGTCTGGATAAACTAAATAGGTGATTTTATGAAAAACGTTTTCGGTAAAAAACGTGCATTATATAATGCAAAACTGATCAATCAAAAGAAGTCAAATGTTTTTAGCCATATTGTTATAGATGGTAAATAGGATCAAAAGAAGTCGTGTTCAGCCATATTATTATGGATTGATAATAGGATCAATAATTCGTTAGCGTGTGCCTGCGTGCGTCATAGCGCACGGAGACGAAATAGTAAGTTAAATCACATGCGACAATAATTTCCTGAAGATTTCCCGCATTTAAAACAAACTCCCACTGCCGTCGCAAAAAGTCAAATTATATCTAAGGTTTGAAGCACTCCCTGATTCGTCAGAGGGCTCACTTAGGTATGTCATATGTTGTTGGAAGGAGAAGAACATTAAGATGGTTATCTAAAACAATAAAGTGTGCCATATGTTGTAAAGagaaataaattattaaaatagctgtcttaaatattttgaaaggTATAATATTTTAGCTCGAAAGACGCACTatgtattttcatttatttgtatttccAACCGTCAATCTTACACATCTTACAATTAAAGACAAGAGATGCCTGCCTGCTTTATgtatattttgtatttctcAAATGCATTTTTATTGCGATCCCTCGTTTCCCGGATACCGGGCTTCACGTCCTTCATCAGCCAATCAGGAACGGTATCACATTCACATGGGAAAGCCAGCAAATCTCAATAATCATACTGTTCCGGAGATAACACAGTGTAAAAGTGTATTAAAAAGCGATAAAACCGCATTTAATTGCTTTTTCCTTCCCATTCTTATTGTTGATACCTTGGAATAAGTACAATACCGAACGCTAAATTTACTAAATTtcgaaaaaactcaaaatactCATTAACATTATAATCTTACTGTAAAGAAAATATCCTTGTCCACCGCTGTATCCAATAAACCATAGCTGCGAAGGCTTATTGCAGCCCTGGCGAGCGCCACGACTATCTTCCTTTGTGTTATAACGCTTTGCGCCCGAAGTATACTCGATGTTAAAACCGATTGAAACCTTGTCTCTATCGTAAGGGTCTCGTCCTTAGACACGGTCCTTCAATCTGTTTACCCAGAGCAACAGACAGTACAAATACACTGTGTCACGTGATATAGGGTCACGTGACAAATGTGGCGGTAGGACGTGACTTGTAATTGCATGTGTAACGTTATCTGCAATTTGATCATTCACTTTTTTCTATGAAAATTGTATTTGTTGGGGCTAGTGTTACTAGTcagggaaatgttttgttttttgcttAGATAAACCTTGTGTGTGAAACAGTATGGAAATCAGCACAATGTAAGAAGCAGGTAAAGATATTGCGACATTTTATATTATCACTCAGCCGGATAGAAGACGTGAAAGTTGCTATTTACCCTCGTTTTGATAATAACCGACGCTAGAATAATCCAGCCATGGCCGGTAGAATGCCGCCTGAGGGGAAGAGAATATGGTTTCATAACAAAAAGCAGAACACAAGCTCGTGATGTGATGAGGCGAGTGTTGTGTTCAATGACGTCATTCGCGATACTTGCTTTCTCCCTTGTCAGCAGACCATTCGTTTTCAAGAAGTTCGGCACACAAAAAGATCTAAATCGAAAAGAATGATTTTATATCTATTGTCAGGTGTTTACGAACTTTTCAAATGCTTTTTACCGCTCCTATCCGATGGTACTCCAAGCAGGATGTTTTCTATTGATTTTCGGGTTTACGTTTATCGATAATATAATAAGAGACCGACCATTTAGAAATTCCCCAAAAGAAAATTCGAGCAAACCAAAGTTTCTAGAAAGAAATGTCTGACCGAGTAGACTTTAGCAAAGTCCACACAAAATGATATCAATGAGCAACCGAACTTACGTGAAAATAAAATCGATCAGGAAAATAGCCATTTACTTCCCCTTCAGAAATTACCAGTTCCTCACAGGAAGAACTATAATgtgggggtgaataggttcgcggatcggcagattcggccccgaaatgctcacggatcactgattttgatgattatttcagcggattggcggattttggaaatacggcggatcacggatctgttgacaatttggatttcggattttgactgctttgacggtcgaatttcggatttttaATTACTTCAATCGATGccattgtttatctgtcaaaccatgcggatctaaaaatatctgcggatccacggatttgccccgaaaatgttgcggatcggcggatttacatacccctattcaccccccccccccccccccccataatgATGGCTCGATGGAATCGTTTGAAACTGTTTTTAACGGTTtgatagcctgctagccggctctcatttgGAGCTATtcgaaaatgttttgttttcgaatatttGGAATTCTGTGGATCGCCCCATCGCACCTCGGCCTTCGCGCGCTGATAAGCCCGAATGGCAGCAGGCTAGCGGTTTAATGTAACCGCtgttttttgttatattttgtaAGGCACCACAGGGATCCTCGTGATCTTTCAACATCCTGCCCTCGAGTGCTTGTGGGACGGGAACATGGAACGTAGTCATGCTCGTCCGTGCCCCTTATATCTAATTGTTACACCTCCATCATTACATGATAATTAGTGTGTGTCTTTAAAATGTGCCcagtatattttgtttttgacgTAGAAAAGTATTTGGCTAAAAAA from Nematostella vectensis chromosome 8, jaNemVect1.1, whole genome shotgun sequence encodes:
- the LOC5507985 gene encoding uncharacterized protein LOC5507985 isoform X2; translated protein: MVYWIQRWTRIFSLQWSYDSQGELDALEDIFKAPDWDEPALKPALSCILAPALCAVYGNSKEWLADDGSSECGDDSSKELSCIQVNIESVEEDEPTRFFFDEDDDEDEYCGSTSSSSSLSPRPRPRSPELLYPPIPTLTAVKERLPVFFNYKYSSIFVSGYEAERQRGEKRMFNKDVAMRLAERRSSYAKKRREVDRDECIIIENEIDDAVESKLRQLQLADELEREGTLRRAKLLRRCAAMAEVLAKEHAESIIWRQKFEEAAGAVFGNKQFS
- the LOC5507985 gene encoding uncharacterized protein LOC5507985 isoform X1, whose amino-acid sequence is MVLSTNHTVKKDKYSMEALSKRKIMSKRRYFWLRSKIGRMWFPSFRWSYDSQGELDALEDIFKAPDWDEPALKPALSCILAPALCAVYGNSKEWLADDGSSECGDDSSKELSCIQVNIESVEEDEPTRFFFDEDDDEDEYCGSTSSSSSLSPRPRPRSPELLYPPIPTLTAVKERLPVFFNYKYSSIFVSGYEAERQRGEKRMFNKDVAMRLAERRSSYAKKRREVDRDECIIIENEIDDAVESKLRQLQLADELEREGTLRRAKLLRRCAAMAEVLAKEHAESIIWRQKFEEAAGAVFGNKQFS
- the LOC5507985 gene encoding uncharacterized protein LOC5507985 isoform X3, producing the protein MVLQMKETMSLYNPTWSYDSQGELDALEDIFKAPDWDEPALKPALSCILAPALCAVYGNSKEWLADDGSSECGDDSSKELSCIQVNIESVEEDEPTRFFFDEDDDEDEYCGSTSSSSSLSPRPRPRSPELLYPPIPTLTAVKERLPVFFNYKYSSIFVSGYEAERQRGEKRMFNKDVAMRLAERRSSYAKKRREVDRDECIIIENEIDDAVESKLRQLQLADELEREGTLRRAKLLRRCAAMAEVLAKEHAESIIWRQKFEEAAGAVFGNKQFS